DNA from Streptomyces canus:
GATCACCTCGTGGCCGAACGACGCGAGGTGCTGCAGCAGTTCGCCAACGGCATCGACGCGGCCGGGCGCCGGGTCCACCGCGCCTTCCTCGCCAGCGTTCGCGTGCTCGGGGAAGGCGTAGACATCACCGGCGAGCGCGGAGTGGAGGCGATCTGCTTCGCCGACACCCGCGGCTCGCAGGTGGAGATCGTGCAGAACATCGGCCGCGCGCTCAGGCTCAACCGCGACGGCAGCACGAAGGTCGCGCGCATCATCGTGCCGGTCTTCCTGGAGCCCGGCGAGGACCCCACCGACATGGTCGCCAGCGCCAGTTTTCGCCCTCTTGTTGCGGTCCTCCAAGGACTCCGCAGTCATGATGAACGACTCGTCGAGCAGCTCGCCTCCCGCGCCCTCACCAGCGGAAAGCGCAAGGTCCACATCCGGCGGGATGAAGACGGCCAGATCATCGGGACCGGCGGCGAGGGTGACGGCGAGGACCAGCAGCAGGACGGCACCGACGCCGCTGCCGAGTCGGCCCTCCTCCACTTCTCCACCCCGCGCGACGCGTCGACCATCGCGGCGTTCCTGCGTACCCGGGTGTACCGGCCGGAGTCGCTGGTGTGGCTGGAGGGCTACCAGGCCCTCATCCGCTGGCGGGCAGAGAACGAGATCACCGGCCTCTACGCCGTCCCCTACGACGTCGAGACCGAGGTCGGGGTCACGAAGGCATTTCCGCTTGGTCGATGGGTCCACCAGCAGCGGAAAGCCCTGCGGGCAGGGGAACTGGAGGAAAGGCGCAAGACCCTGCTCGACGCGCCGGAAGCCGGGATGGTGTGGGAACCGGGCGAAGAAGCCTGGGAGACCAAGCTCGCCGCACTGCGGTCCTACCGGCAGGCCACCGGACACCTGGCCCCGCGTCAGGACGCCGTCTGGGGCGAGGGCGACGCGATGGTGCCCATCGGGCAGCACATGGCCAACCTCCGCCGCAAGGGCGGCCTGGGCAAGGACCCGGAGCGGGCGGCACAGCGCGCGACGCAGCTGGCCGCAGTCGACCCGGACTGGGACTGCCCGTGGCCACTGGACTGGCAACGCCACTACCGCGTCCTCGCCCACCTCGCCGAGGACGAACCCGGCGGTGTCCTGCCCGACATCGCACCCGGCGTGCTGATGGACGGCGACGACATCGGACGATGGCTCCAGCGGCAGAAACAACTGGCCACCTGGAAGTTGCTGTCAGAGGAGCAGCAGGAACGGCTGTCTAAGCTGGGCGTGAAGCCTGTCCAGGCGCCGTCTCCGGCCCCTGCCGCCATGCGTACGACGAAGGGCCCGAGCAAGGCACAGCAAGCGTTCCAGCGGGGCCTGGCGGCCCTCGCGCAGTGGGTCGAACGCGAAGGCGCCCACCGGCCTGTACCACGCGGCCACGCTGAACAGATCGCCGTCGACGGCGAACCTGAGCCGGTGATCGTCAAACTGGGCGTATGGACATCGAACGTCCGTGCCAGGCGGGACAAGCTCACCCCCGACCAGCAGGCCGCCCTCGCCACCTTGGGTGTGCCCTGGGCGAAGGCCGCAGTGGTGCCTGCCCCGTCCGGCAGCATGGACGACGGTTCCGTCCGGCCCACGCCGTCGGACGCACAGGCACAGGAAGACCACGGCCAGGGCGACACGGTGACGCGGGAAGAGCGCGAGACCCAGGCAGCACGGGGCCGGGCGCGGGCGCAGGGATGAACGAGCTGATGCGCAACCACACCAAGGCCGAACTGCTGCGCATGGCCTACGCGGGCGGCCTGGTGAACCACAACTCCCCCGAGAAGTGGCGCAAGGACGAAATCGCCTCCGCCGTCGTAGACATCGAGTTCCGCGCGGCCGACCAGCCCAACCCGGCCCGGCCAGCCGCAGTCAGCTCGCGTCCCGCTCCGGCGAAGCCGCTGCTGGAGCGGAACCACCATGACGAGTGCGAGAAGGAGCTATACGAGGGCGGCACCTGCACCTGCGACCTCATCGAACAGTACGGACCGCCCTCCGAACGGGACGACTACTGAGAAGGCTCTGCCTGCTCCCGCCCCACCACGCCAGACCCCGGACCCTCTCTTCAAGAGGCCTGGGGTCTCGTGCTGTCGGCTGGCAGATAGCCGCCGCACCTACGCGTCCCAGCCCGTGAGCGGTCGGCGGACAGCGGAAAACCCAAGCGCGGTCCTTCCCGGTTCGCGACCATAGATCCCGTGAACGTCAAAATCACCGGGCCCGGAAGCAGAGATCCGGAACGGATCGCCGAACTCACTCCCCAGGCGAACGAGAACGTGACGGGCCAGCACGTCGTTTCGAAGGTGCTGTTGCGTGAATGGGCCGCCGCCGTGAAGCACACCACCGTTGAGCACGTGCAACCCTACGATCTACAACACCCGGAGCGCCGACTCAACACCCGGCCGCCTCGGGGCATCGGAAAGATCGAGAACTTCGTGCCGTGGGCTTCAACGTCGCTGGAGAACAAGTGGGGCCTGGTCGAGCAAGAGCTACCCGACGCCCTCGCCGCGGTCAAAACGGGGACCGCACTTGGAGAGCCGCGTACCGCCGGGATTCTGCGTGACCTGATCGCGTTGCATTACATCCGGTCCCACCACTACCGCGAGGCCTTCAACCGCGTTTTCACCGACTTCTTGCCGCGGCAACGGGAGTGGCTCCTCACCAAGCGTGCTGGCCAACTGGAAGCTGCCTACTTGCAGCACACAGGGCGGCCCGCGGCCGGACCGGAGGACTTGGCTGCCATCGCCGACGAGACGTTCAGCCCGATGCTCGACCAGTTCCACGACGGATCACTGCTTCGCGTGCGCATTGAGGCCTCCTTCGACCAAGCCCGCCAGCTCATGGCTCAGTATGCCCTGGAGATCCTGGAGCCCGAAGAGGGCGAATTCCTGATCGGAGACAACCCTGCTCTGACCGTACGCAAGGAAGGCGACAGCCTCTCCCACGGCATGGCCCTTCTCGACTCTCACACCACCGTCCTCCCTATCGGCCCCCACCACATGCTGTCACTGGGGCCGACTCCCCTTTACGGACGCCTCGCCAAGTCCGCGGTCGACAAGATGAACGTGCTGCAGATCAAAGCCGCCCGCGAATACGTGTACACCCGTCCGAACAGCTCCCTCGCCGCGATAATCCGAGAGGAAGCCACCTCAAGATCACCGAGGCTATAGATCAGGCACCTGTTCCTCGAGCGCCGGGCGGTCGACGTCTGCGTACGCTCGAGCAGTACGGACCGCCTCCGACCGAGACGACTTCCGACATGAGACCCCGGGCCGTCGCGGTCCGGGGTCTCATGACTTCAAGGTGAGGGCGTGAGTCGGTGCCACATGAAGATGCAGCTCTCCAGGCTGGCGAGTGACGGCCGGCGCAGCACGGACCGGATCCGCTCGGGTCCCACCAGGACGACGGGCATCCGGCGTTCACGGCCCTGGAACAGGCTCCACAACCCGTAGACGAACTGCAGGGCCCCGGTCCGCAGCAGATGGGCATCGCGTACAACCACCACCCGGCGCTCAAGTCCCCAAAATTGAGTACGAGTTGGGCCACCCTGACAGCACACTGGAGGGCATGGATGGACTGTACGTAGTCAGACATGAGCCGACCTGGCGCGAGGAGCCGGAGCCTGAGCCGGACGACGAGTACGACAACGACACGGACCACAAGACCGTGTACGCCCTCTTCGGCCTGGCCATCTACAAGGCCAACTGTCTCGAACACTCGCTCGTCAACCGTCAACACTCTCGCGCTCACCAAAATCATCACGGCGAGGGAGCAGGGAGAGCAGCTCATCCGCGACCCTTGGACTCAGGGCTTCAAGGACATGATGGGCAAGCTCATCAAGCGCGTCGAGCCTCACACCAGCGCCTACCCAGAGGTCATCGACGACCTCACCAACAGCCTGAAGCGGCGTAACCACCTGGTTCACAACTTCTGGCGCGAGCGCATCCAAGACATGATCAGCGAGGCTGGCCGGGCCAGGCTGTGCACGGACCTGAAGGCGGACTGTCGGCTACTCACGCAGACAGACGAACGCTTCAGCGAGAGAGTCTTGGACCCCATCATGGAGAGCATGGGAATCACGGCTGAGGCCGTTGCAGCCCAGTACGCGAAGGAACGCCGCGAGGCGATGGCGCGCTACGAGACCGAGGCGTTCACGGTCGAAGACGACTCGGACTGACCTGCGTGTTCACACGCCCCGGCGAAGCTGGGCTTGCTCTGGAGTTGCGGCGAGGCCACAGCCGTCATGTAGCTTCCGGCCATGAACACGTTGGCGGGGGACTGGTGGGAATCCGGCTCGTGGTGGCAGTTCGTCATCACGATCGCTGTCGGCATCGCGGTAGGCGTTCTCGCGGCCTGGGCAACGCTCAGGGCCAGCAACCCAAAGCGGCAACTCACCTGGTGGGTGCGGTCCAACACCCCGCTCATGAACATGCCAGGAACCTCTGAGCGGTCAGAGCTCGCGGTCACCTTCTTCGGTGCGCCGCTGGCGTCTCCGCGCATCATCGAGCTCGTCATTGCCAACTCGGGTCGGCGTGACATCACCGCCGCGATGTTCCATGGCTCTCAGCCGCTACGGTTCGACTTCGGCGTCCCCGTCTGCACCATTCTGGACGCGACGACGACCCCCGCTGGAAGTGTCCGCCCCACGTTCGACACCGCTGGCTGGCTCATCGTGGGCGACGACGGATCGGGAGATTCTTGGATTGACGTCCTCCCCTCGCTGCTGAGCAAAGGGCAGGAAGTCGTACTGTCTGTACTCGTCGACGGCGATGAAAAGCCAGTGGACTTGACCAGGTTCCCGCTGGTCGATGTCACTCCAGTCTCCGAAGTTCCAGGGGAACGGTCGCGAGCGCTCGCCGAGGCACTCAGCCGAACGTCGATTTACCTCGGGCCGATCCGCATCAGGGTGCGCTCTGATCGACCCTGAAACCGTGGCGCAAGGGCGGGCGGTAAGACGTAGCGGTGAGGAAGACTCGGCTCAGGGGGTCATCCCCCACCCCTCACGGCTCGACCCGGCCAGCGTCGACCGCACCCAGGAAGTCAAGGACGCACCGCGCGCCACGCTCGCGAAGGATCACGCAGCCTCGGGCCCAACTTCCTCGCCGACTCACTGACAGGCCGCGAGAGCGGCACCCGGCCAGGCAGAAGATGCAACGCCTGCTCGACAGCGACCGTCTTCCCCAGGCCCGTGTCCCCGTACACACAGCACATCCCGCGGGCCGCGAGCAGCCAACTATGGTTCTCCGCACTCTTCCGGGCCCACCGACCACGGCTTGAGCAGCGCATAAGGGAGGGGGCGCATCCACGCAGCTATGGTCGCACTTGGAATCGATACGGACGAGCAACGTTCAGACTGGGTAGATGTAGCCCGGTACTCGTTATGGTATCGGCCATGACCAGGACCCTGGAGAGTCGTCGAGCGGACGACATGACCGACCTTGAGCGTGATTTAGTCCACCTTGCACGTATGGCGCTGGCGGGACGTGGTCAGGACGTTCAAATGCTGCTGCAGCGCATGGCCAGACGGTACAGCCGCAGTAATGAGGCGATCGGGAAGGCACTGCAGGACCTGCTACGGGATGCTCCGAGCGCGGATGCCCCCTTGCGCGGACTGGGCAACACTGCGCCAGTTCCTTTGGACATGGACAGCCGTGTTCCCTTGATTCGCCCCGACCACCTGGCGCCCACTGTCACCCCAGTTCTCTCGCGGGACGTTCGTGACGCCGTTGATCAGCTCTGCGAAGAACACCTCGGGCGGGACCGGCTCCTCAGTGCAGGATTGACCCCAAGCCGGAGCGCGCTCTTCGTCGGGCCCCCGGGCGTCGGCAAGACCTTGGTCGCTCGCTGGATCGCGAGCCGCCTCGATCTGCCGTTGCTGGTGCTCGATCTGTCGTCGGTCATGAGCAGCTACCTAGGACGTACGGGCGGCAACATCCGCAAGGTCCTGGACTATGCCAAGGCCAGTCCCTCGATCCTTTTGCTCGACGAGCTCGACACTGTGGCCAAGCGCCGGGATGACGGTGCTGAGGTCGGCGAGCTAAAGCGTCTGGTGACTGTGCTCCTGCAGGAAATCGATGACTGGCCGGCAAGTTCGCTGCTGCTCGCCGCCACCAATCATGGTGATCTTCTGGATCCTGCAGTGTGGCGACGCTTCGAGGCGGTGATCGACTTCCCGCTGCCCGATGCCGCGCAGCTCCGTGAGGCCCTCGAGCAGTACTGCGAGGGTGAGGCACCCTCAGATGTTCTGACGGTCATCGCCCGTTCCCTCGCAGCTCAGGGCGCGTCCTATTCGGAGGCGCATCGCGTGATGACGACCGCGCGTCGGCGAGCTGCACTGGCTGATCAGCCTGTCGGGGCGAAGCTTCTGGACGTGTGCGGTGAGCAGTTGAGGCAATTGCCCTTTGCAGAACGGGTGCGCTTGGCAGTGGATCTGGTGCAATCTGATCACATGTCGCAACGGCGCGTGCACGAACTGTCAGGGATCAGCAGGGACACCATTCGTAAGCGCGTGCGGCACCAGGAGTCACAGGGGTAGTTCTCGTGGGGGGAGCGTCTGATGCCCGGACCGCACAACTTTCTGCTTGGTCACGGCGAAAGGCTCGTTGAGCCCGTCACACTGCCAGGCGGAGGGGGCGCAACTGCGCTCCCCTACACCGAGGAAGAAGCGCGCTCACGTCTGCGCCCCCAGGTACGGGATGCGGTGCGTCGTTTCGCGCAGCTGCCAGCCGAGGCCTGTCCTGACGGACAGGTCGTCGGCGTTCTCACGATGCATCCTCAGTTCATCGCCAAGAGCTACCACCCTCAGCAGCTGCTCACCGATCTGGGTCTTTCCTATGTCGGTGCCCGCAACGCGATGATCAGGCCTGAGAAGTGGACCAAGCAGGAACCGCCGTCTCTCTCCGAGACCGCGGAGCTCTTCGTGGCGGGCCGGCGAGCTGCGTTCACCTTGTGGAATCAGCGCATGCAAGCCGGGCTCCTCCCCGGCGGTGACCAGCTGCGGAAAGTGGAGGCTTTCCGCGCGCCGACGGCACAGGAGCGGCAGCGCAACATCACCCGCCTGTCGGCGGGCCCGAGGCTGGTCGAGGTAGGCCTCCACCTGCCTCCCCGGATCAGGGAGAAGATCCTCACAGGATTCGCCGAGTACGTGGAGTTCTTAGGCGGCACCGCAGAGATCGGTCACGCGTTGCAGATGCCGGGCATCGGATTCGTCCCCGTCCGGCTGGCTCCCGAGGCGATGGACCGACTGGCTCAGTTCGCTTTCATGCGCGTGGTCCGTCCGATGCCCAAGCTCAGGGCGTTCCATCCGGTGGAGCGCGCCACCACGGCAGCCGGGCTCAAGGCTCCCTCCCTGCCCAATGAAGGCGCTGTGGACCCCGATGTGAGAATCGCGGTCCTGGACGGGGGCCTGGACGTAGACGGCCCCATGGCTCCCTGGGCACGGTCACACGAAGTCTCCGGAGCCTGCGAAGCCACTGGTGAGTACCTCGACCACGGTCACAATGTCACCTCCGCCGCCCTGTTCGGCCCCCTCACCCCCGGGCAGCAGGCCCCTCGCCCGTTCGGCACAGTCGATCACTTCCGCGTCGTCGACGAAGAGCCGGAAGATGACCTCGCGCTCTACCGGACCCTGGACCGTATCGACACAGTGCTGCGGGAGAACCCGCACCAGCTCATCAACCTCAGTCTCGGCCCCGATCTGCCCATCGAGGACGACGAAATCCATCCCTGGACCGCCTTGCTCGATTCGTGGCTGTCCGACGGCAAACGCCTGCTGACCATCGCAGCGGGCAACAACGGCGACCTGGACCGTGCGTCCGGCAACGCCCGCGTGCAAGTCCCTTCCGACAGCGTCAACGCCCTCTCGGTCGGGGCCGCCGACTCCACCCGGCCCTCATGGCGGCGCGCTCAGTACAGCGCCCTGGGACCGGGACGCTGCCCCGGCATGGTCAAGCCCGACGTGCTCAGCTTCGGCGGAGATCACAAAGAGCCGTTCTTCTTCGCCGCTCCGTACGGCCAGGATTCCCCCTCCATGTCCCTCGGCACCAGCTTCGCCGCACCAAGCGCCCTGCGCATGGCCGCCGGCATCCGCGCTCACTTCGGCCCTGTCCTGACCCCCCTCGCGCTGAAGGCCCTGCTCATCCACTGCGCCGAGGACAATCCCCAGGACACCTCCGAGCGTGGCTGGGGCCGCCTGCCAGGAGAACTGGAGCACTACGTGATCTGCCCGCCGCACACCGCCCGCGTCGTCTACCAGGGCAAACTCGCACCCAAGCAGACCGTTCGGATGTTCCTGCCCCTGCCGGAAACAGTGACCTCCGGCGACATACAGGTCACCGCCACCTACTGCATCGCCTGCCCAACCGACCCGCGGGCCCCCCGCAACTACACCACCAGCGCTTTCGAGCCGACCTTCCGACCGAACATGGAACGGCTCAGCCCAACCGGCAAGGTCCCCAAGTCAGAACCGTTCTTCCAGGCCCGCGACTACATGAGCGAGCAGGAATTGCGCTCCGACGCCCACAAGTGGGAGACCGTCAAACACAAAACAGCCGTCTTCAAAGCAGACCGACTGAAGAGGCCAGCCTTCGACGTCCGTCACGTCTTCCGACTCGACGACCTCCCGCCAGACACCAACCCGGACGTCGCCTACGCCCTGGTCATCACACTCAAAACACCCTCCGTACCCGACCTCTACGACCAGGTCGTCCGCACCTACGCCGCCCGCCTCGAGATCCTGCAGCCCCGCATCGATATCCCCATCACAATCCGCCCCTGAACAGACCCAGACAACGTGACAACGCCCCGGGGGTCACTCGGGCGGCCGATGGCCGGGGTGGAAGGCATGGTGCGTGACGTGGACGCTGCCGGAACCCATGCTGAGCACTCTCGTGGCCGTGCCCGATCTGCGGCCGGGCTGGGCGGCGGAGCCCAAGTGGGATGGATTCAGGGCCCTGGTCTCCGTCGACGCGGGCCGGGTGATGCTGCGTTCCCGGCGTGGCACCGAGATGCTTGCGGCGTTCCCGGAGATCGGGGCCGGGGCCGCGCAGCTGCCGGGGGCCACCGCGCTGGACGGCGAGCTGGTCGTATGGGACGCCGCGGGACGGCTCGCCTTCGAGCGGCTGCAGAACCGCCTTCAGCGGCGCGGCGCCGCCGCGGCCCGGGCGGCGGCGGAGTGGCCGGCCCACTTCGTCGCGTTCGATCTGCTGCGGCTGTCCGGGACGGACACCACCTCTTGGCCGTACCAGCAGCGCAGGGCCGCGCTGGAGTCCGTGTTCGCCGCCCGCTGGCTGTCGGCGCCGTGGGCGCTGTGCCCGTCGACCACCGAGGCCGACGTCGTGCGCGAGTGGCTGACGTGGGCGTCGGTCGGGATGGAGGGGGTGGTCTTCAAGAGGCTGGACGACGTCTACCGCCCGTCGGTGAGGGGTTGGCAGAAATACAAGGTCCGCGAGACGAGCGAGGCGATCGTCGGCGCGATCACCGGTTCCCTGGCCGTTCCCCGCACGCTGCTGCTCGGCAGGTACGACGACGGAGGCCGCTTTCAGTACGTCGGCCGCACCACCACCCTCGCCCGGGCGGCAGGTGCGGCGTTCGCCGGTCTGCTCGCTGCGGGGCGGCGCGGTCATCCGTGGACAGGCTGGTCGTTCTCTGCCGGGTGGGGCAGCCAGGAAAAGCTGAACGTCACGCTGGTGCAACCCGAGCTGGTGGTGGAAGTCGGCGTCGACGTCGCCCGCGACGCTGCCGGCCGGTGGCGACATCCCGCACGCTGGCACCGTGCACGCCCCGACCTCTCCCCCGCCGACATTCCCCGCATGACGTCGCCGCCGCGCTGACGGCGGCCGGGCGCGGAGGCCCCGCCGACGCGCAACCGGCTGAGCGCGCCCCGATCCCCGGCTGCGTCCGCGCCGCCCATCACCGCATTGCCGCTTCTACGCACGACGGTGCCTCCGTTCTCCGGGACTTCCAAGAGGACGGAGGCACCGATGTTTACTAGGTCAGGCCGCCCTGGGGCGCGGGATCCACGCCGGCCGTCCGGGGACGGCTGGCAGCCTGGTGTTGTCCAGCGGGTCGAGAGCCCGCCCCGCGCGGCCCTCGCAGCGGCGCAGAGCTGCGAGGGTGACCGTGGCCGGAAGAGTGATCAGCGCCAGGTGCGTCCAGGTGGCTTCCCGCTCGGGGTGCTCCGTGAAGTGCTCGCGTAGCCGAGCGGCGATCGCAGGGCTCGTACGGTGGACGCTGCCGACGTACCGAACTGTCCGTGCGGCGGTGCAGGGGAGGTAGATGCCGGTGCGGACGTTCGACCAGTAACCATTGCTGGTCACCTCGGTGGTCGGCACGATGAGCGGGATGGCGACGCCGCGCACGATGCCGCCACTGGCGGAATCGAGGCGCATCAGCGCATCCAGGTGGTCGGCGATGTCTGCGGTGAGTTCCACAGGCCGGCGGGCGAGCAGACTGCTCACAGGTCTGCCCCCACGGTGTCGCCTTCGCCGTACTTGAGGTTGCCGCTGAAGCTTTGCCCGATGATCTCATGGCGCATCTCCCAGTTGCGCACGAGCTTGGCCGCGTTCTCCAGGTCGGGCGCGATCGTGCCGCGCGGGTCCTTCCAGCCGCGCTGCTGGACGATGGTGGGAATCTTGTCGTCGTCGCTGCGTCCCTCCATGGTTTCCAGGAGAGTGGTGACCTCAGCCACCATGCGACGCAGCTCGTCGCCGTCCTCGGCGAGCATCGCGGACGCGGACTGGTCCTCGACCGAGTCGTCGGAGGCGAGCGCGAGCGTCCGCAGGTTCGGAGCGGTCATCGTCTTGTCGTCCGTCGGGGGCGTGGTCAGGTCAGCGGCGCACTGGTCCTTTTCCAGGCGGCGCACCGGGTAGCTGCGGCGCCCGTCGAAGATGGCCTGGGCGAGCTGCTCCAGGCCCTGGCGGGTGGCGGCGAGGAAGGCCAGCAGTTGGCCGGGCTCCTGGGCTTCGCCCTTCTGGGCGTTGAGCGCGCTGCGCTCCAGCAGGACGGTGTCACCGGTGCCGCAGGTGAGGTAGAACGCGCCACGCAGCGCGATCTGCTGGGTGGCGGGTCCCATCGGCGGGATGTCCGTGTTGCCCCTCGCGCGCTGGAGCCTGGCTGCGGCGAGCTCGGCGCGGGCGTCAGTGAGGATCTCTTCGATGGGCCTGACGTCGACTTCCATGCTGCGCAGGCCCTTGGCGTTCAGGGCGCGCTCCAGGGCGGACTGGCGGCCGGCCTGCCCGGGGACGGCGCGGGCGATGACGGCGGCGGTGAGGAAGCTGCGGGCTCGGGTGCGGTCGCGGCCGACCACGCCGCGGGTGCGCAGCGCGGCGGTGATGTGTCGGTCGCCGGCGGTCTCCGTGTCCAGCAGGAGGGTGGCGGCGACGAGAGCGGCGATGTCGTCGCGGTACGCGATGTGGGTGGGGATCTCGGTGGGGTTGTCGAACCAGCGGCGGGTCTCGGCGGCACTGGTGCCGGGGTGGGTCTTCAGGAAGCCCTTGGCCTGGAGGCTGTCGAGTACGGCCGCGGCGCGGATCTGCCAGGCGGTGTCGGAGCTGAAGGGGGTGGGCTGCTCGATGTGGTGCTGGGCCACGATGCGGCGCCTGGCCTCGGCGAGGGAGACGTCCTTGACGTTAAGGACGATCCTGGTGGAGGGCATGACCGCGCGGACGAGCGTGAGGCGTTCGCGTTCGGTGATCGGCCCGGGCTCGGGGGCGGTGATCTTTCCGGCGATGCCGAGGAGGTTGGCGCGGTGCTTCTGGAGGGGGTGCTCGCGCAGCTCGGTGGCGTTGGTGGGCACCTTCTCCAGCGCGGCGAGGACCTTGGAGGCGGTCATGCCCTCCTTCTCCTGGATGAAGTAGGTGCGGCCGTAGCAGTCGCCGGTCTCCAGGCCGCCGATAGGGACGCGGCCGGGGAAGCGCAGGAGGAAGGGGAAGAGAGTGCCGCCGATCCGGATGCCGTGCGCGCAAATGTCCGCGCCGTACTTGTTCCTCAGCTCGATCTCAGCGTCGATCAGCTTGATCTGGTCAAAGAAGAACGCGGTGCCCTTCTCCTTGTCCAGTCCCAGGCGCGGATCGGTCAGGTCGAGCATGCACGCGGCGGTGCCGTTCTCGGCGTACGTGGTGTAGCGGGGCATCTTGAATCCTCCGGACCAGCGCTGCTCGTCCATGCGCAGGTTCTCCGGAGCTCGCACGAGACCCGCCACCAGGATGTCGGTATTGACCGACTGGGCGATCACGCCGGGGGCCAGCAGCTCGGGGCGGCGCCGCTTGAGTTGGTCCAGCATGTGCTGGGGGTTCGCGATGGTCAGCGGGATGGTGGAGGCCGACTCCGGGGGAATGCCGGCACTGATCAGGGCCTCGCGCAGAGCTTTGTGCTGTGCCCACGAGAGGGGTTTGATCTGCTCTGCGCGGAGGCGCAGTTCGGCGTCTTCGGAGATGGTGTCGTTGACCGTGAAGTCGGTCATGAGGGTCTGGTTCACCGTTGTCTTCCGCGGGTCGGGGCGTGCGGGTCGAGCACGCCGGTGAGGGCGTGCGATCAACGCACGAGCAACGGTGCCCCGGACGTTCCCAACCTCGCGGTCCCGGGTATCGGGCCGGTTGGCCGGAGCGCGCTCGGGCCCGATCCCAGGGTTCGGCAGCCACGGCAGGGCCGTGCGGTTCTCGTCGCCGCGTGAACAGGATTCACGCGGCGGCGCCTTGGGCGTTCCCGGCGAACTATCGCCAGCTGAAAGGACGGTAACAGTCTGTTAGGTCGGGGAGCAATACACCGTCAGTACAGCAGGTCAGGGAGATGGCCGACTACCCCAA
Protein-coding regions in this window:
- a CDS encoding S8 family peptidase; this encodes MPGPHNFLLGHGERLVEPVTLPGGGGATALPYTEEEARSRLRPQVRDAVRRFAQLPAEACPDGQVVGVLTMHPQFIAKSYHPQQLLTDLGLSYVGARNAMIRPEKWTKQEPPSLSETAELFVAGRRAAFTLWNQRMQAGLLPGGDQLRKVEAFRAPTAQERQRNITRLSAGPRLVEVGLHLPPRIREKILTGFAEYVEFLGGTAEIGHALQMPGIGFVPVRLAPEAMDRLAQFAFMRVVRPMPKLRAFHPVERATTAAGLKAPSLPNEGAVDPDVRIAVLDGGLDVDGPMAPWARSHEVSGACEATGEYLDHGHNVTSAALFGPLTPGQQAPRPFGTVDHFRVVDEEPEDDLALYRTLDRIDTVLRENPHQLINLSLGPDLPIEDDEIHPWTALLDSWLSDGKRLLTIAAGNNGDLDRASGNARVQVPSDSVNALSVGAADSTRPSWRRAQYSALGPGRCPGMVKPDVLSFGGDHKEPFFFAAPYGQDSPSMSLGTSFAAPSALRMAAGIRAHFGPVLTPLALKALLIHCAEDNPQDTSERGWGRLPGELEHYVICPPHTARVVYQGKLAPKQTVRMFLPLPETVTSGDIQVTATYCIACPTDPRAPRNYTTSAFEPTFRPNMERLSPTGKVPKSEPFFQARDYMSEQELRSDAHKWETVKHKTAVFKADRLKRPAFDVRHVFRLDDLPPDTNPDVAYALVITLKTPSVPDLYDQVVRTYAARLEILQPRIDIPITIRP
- a CDS encoding DEAD/DEAH box helicase, whose protein sequence is MAALQLREHQIDQKSAFRRWVGFPAKCSVPPQGARGTIVSATGSGKTITAATCALECFPGGRILVTVPTLDLLVQTAQAWRAVGHHSPMVAVCSLENDPVLNELGVRTTTNAIQLALWAGHGPVIVFATYASLVDREDIDAPVGQRKVRGPLEAALAGGERLYGQQMAGFDLAIVDEAHGTAGDLGRPWAAIHDNTRIPSDFRLYLTATPRILAAARPQKSADGQEAEIATMADDPDGIFGAWLPGAELGLSEAIERGILAGFEIDVLEIRDPSPVLGELEEARRGRRLALLQTALLEHAAAYNLRTVMTFHQKVEEAAAFAEKLPETAAELYMNDASDDDLAAADKLPKSSIDAEFYDLEAGRHVPPDRMWSAWLCGDHLVAERREVLQQFANGIDAAGRRVHRAFLASVRVLGEGVDITGERGVEAICFADTRGSQVEIVQNIGRALRLNRDGSTKVARIIVPVFLEPGEDPTDMVASASFRPLVAVLQGLRSHDERLVEQLASRALTSGKRKVHIRRDEDGQIIGTGGEGDGEDQQQDGTDAAAESALLHFSTPRDASTIAAFLRTRVYRPESLVWLEGYQALIRWRAENEITGLYAVPYDVETEVGVTKAFPLGRWVHQQRKALRAGELEERRKTLLDAPEAGMVWEPGEEAWETKLAALRSYRQATGHLAPRQDAVWGEGDAMVPIGQHMANLRRKGGLGKDPERAAQRATQLAAVDPDWDCPWPLDWQRHYRVLAHLAEDEPGGVLPDIAPGVLMDGDDIGRWLQRQKQLATWKLLSEEQQERLSKLGVKPVQAPSPAPAAMRTTKGPSKAQQAFQRGLAALAQWVEREGAHRPVPRGHAEQIAVDGEPEPVIVKLGVWTSNVRARRDKLTPDQQAALATLGVPWAKAAVVPAPSGSMDDGSVRPTPSDAQAQEDHGQGDTVTREERETQAARGRARAQG
- a CDS encoding AAA family ATPase, coding for MTRTLESRRADDMTDLERDLVHLARMALAGRGQDVQMLLQRMARRYSRSNEAIGKALQDLLRDAPSADAPLRGLGNTAPVPLDMDSRVPLIRPDHLAPTVTPVLSRDVRDAVDQLCEEHLGRDRLLSAGLTPSRSALFVGPPGVGKTLVARWIASRLDLPLLVLDLSSVMSSYLGRTGGNIRKVLDYAKASPSILLLDELDTVAKRRDDGAEVGELKRLVTVLLQEIDDWPASSLLLAATNHGDLLDPAVWRRFEAVIDFPLPDAAQLREALEQYCEGEAPSDVLTVIARSLAAQGASYSEAHRVMTTARRRAALADQPVGAKLLDVCGEQLRQLPFAERVRLAVDLVQSDHMSQRRVHELSGISRDTIRKRVRHQESQG
- a CDS encoding ATP-dependent DNA ligase, with amino-acid sequence MLSTLVAVPDLRPGWAAEPKWDGFRALVSVDAGRVMLRSRRGTEMLAAFPEIGAGAAQLPGATALDGELVVWDAAGRLAFERLQNRLQRRGAAAARAAAEWPAHFVAFDLLRLSGTDTTSWPYQQRRAALESVFAARWLSAPWALCPSTTEADVVREWLTWASVGMEGVVFKRLDDVYRPSVRGWQKYKVRETSEAIVGAITGSLAVPRTLLLGRYDDGGRFQYVGRTTTLARAAGAAFAGLLAAGRRGHPWTGWSFSAGWGSQEKLNVTLVQPELVVEVGVDVARDAAGRWRHPARWHRARPDLSPADIPRMTSPPR
- a CDS encoding DUF4238 domain-containing protein; the protein is MNVKITGPGSRDPERIAELTPQANENVTGQHVVSKVLLREWAAAVKHTTVEHVQPYDLQHPERRLNTRPPRGIGKIENFVPWASTSLENKWGLVEQELPDALAAVKTGTALGEPRTAGILRDLIALHYIRSHHYREAFNRVFTDFLPRQREWLLTKRAGQLEAAYLQHTGRPAAGPEDLAAIADETFSPMLDQFHDGSLLRVRIEASFDQARQLMAQYALEILEPEEGEFLIGDNPALTVRKEGDSLSHGMALLDSHTTVLPIGPHHMLSLGPTPLYGRLAKSAVDKMNVLQIKAAREYVYTRPNSSLAAIIREEATSRSPRL